One part of the Sphingopyxis sp. PAMC25046 genome encodes these proteins:
- a CDS encoding glutamate-5-semialdehyde dehydrogenase: MNAEALTAPPLPGDAAALIADMGARARAAAKRVALTPTADKAAALVAAAATIRAQAAHILAANEEDMAAGQKNGLSGAMLDRLRLDEGRLGAIAHAIDDVAKLPDPSGAEIDRVTRPNGLVLSRVRVPLGVVGIIYESRPNVTADAAALGLMSGNAVILRGGSEAVHSNRAIHAAFAAGLVEAGLSSDAVQLVPTQDRVAVGAMLRAQGLIDIIIPRGGKGLVARVQDEARVPVLAHLDGINHLYIDGAADPQKAVALAVNAKMRRTGVCGATETILIDRAYPAPLAIVDALIAAGCEVRGDKDIAALSPHVETAATGDWDCEYLDAIVSVALVDGLAGALSHIDAHSSRHTDAIVTEDAATAERFLTGVDSAIVMHNASTQFADGGEFGLGAEIGIATGRLHARGPVALEGLTTYKWLVRGTGQVRP, encoded by the coding sequence ATGAACGCCGAAGCCCTGACCGCCCCGCCCCTGCCCGGCGACGCTGCCGCCCTGATCGCCGACATGGGCGCGCGCGCGCGTGCCGCCGCGAAACGGGTCGCGCTGACGCCGACCGCCGATAAGGCGGCGGCGCTGGTCGCGGCGGCGGCGACGATCCGCGCGCAAGCCGCGCACATCCTCGCCGCCAATGAAGAGGATATGGCGGCCGGGCAGAAAAACGGCCTGTCGGGCGCGATGCTCGACCGGCTGCGGCTCGACGAGGGTCGCCTTGGCGCGATCGCCCATGCGATCGACGATGTTGCGAAGCTCCCCGATCCGTCGGGCGCCGAGATCGACCGCGTGACCCGCCCCAACGGCCTGGTGCTGAGCCGCGTGCGCGTGCCCCTGGGCGTCGTCGGCATCATCTATGAAAGCCGCCCGAATGTGACCGCCGATGCGGCGGCGCTAGGGCTGATGTCGGGCAATGCCGTGATCCTGCGCGGCGGAAGCGAAGCGGTGCATTCGAACCGCGCCATTCACGCGGCCTTCGCGGCGGGGCTGGTCGAAGCGGGCCTCTCCTCCGATGCGGTGCAGCTCGTCCCGACGCAGGACCGCGTCGCGGTCGGCGCGATGCTGCGCGCGCAGGGGCTGATCGACATCATCATCCCGCGCGGCGGCAAGGGCCTTGTCGCGCGCGTGCAGGACGAGGCGCGCGTGCCCGTGCTCGCGCATCTCGACGGGATCAATCATCTCTATATCGACGGTGCGGCCGATCCCCAAAAGGCGGTGGCGCTGGCGGTGAATGCCAAGATGCGCCGTACCGGCGTCTGCGGCGCGACCGAGACGATCCTGATCGATCGCGCCTATCCCGCCCCGCTCGCGATTGTCGACGCGCTGATCGCCGCGGGCTGCGAAGTCCGCGGCGACAAGGACATCGCGGCGCTGAGCCCGCACGTCGAGACTGCGGCAACCGGCGACTGGGACTGCGAATATCTCGACGCGATCGTCTCGGTCGCACTGGTCGACGGGCTCGCAGGGGCGCTTTCGCATATCGACGCGCATTCGAGCCGCCACACCGACGCGATCGTCACCGAGGACGCCGCAACCGCCGAACGCTTCCTTACCGGGGTCGACAGCGCGATCGTCATGCACAATGCCTCGACGCAGTTCGCCGACGGCGGCGAATTCGGCCTCGGCGCCGAAATCGGCATCGCGACGGGGCGCCTCCACGCGCGCGGCCCCGTCGCGCTCGAAGGGCTGACGACGTACAAATGGCTCGTGCGCGGGACGGGGCAGGTCCGGCCCTGA
- a CDS encoding 23S rRNA (pseudouridine(1915)-N(3))-methyltransferase RlmH translates to MLLHIIARGRIGRGPEAELVERYMKRVTWAQKISELPDTGGRMPAAADNSRTILLDEGGEQMSSLEFARLLEKWRDGGVREARFCLGAADGFTPEEREGADKIIAFGRATWPHLMARAMLAEQLWRATSIVAGHPYHREGRQ, encoded by the coding sequence ATGTTGCTGCACATCATCGCGCGCGGGCGCATCGGGCGCGGGCCCGAGGCCGAACTGGTCGAGCGCTATATGAAGCGCGTGACCTGGGCGCAGAAGATTTCGGAACTTCCCGACACCGGCGGGCGGATGCCCGCCGCGGCCGACAATAGCCGCACCATCCTGCTCGACGAGGGCGGCGAGCAGATGTCGTCGCTCGAATTCGCAAGGCTCCTCGAAAAGTGGCGCGACGGCGGGGTGCGCGAGGCGCGTTTCTGCCTCGGTGCCGCCGACGGCTTCACCCCCGAGGAGCGCGAGGGCGCCGACAAGATTATCGCCTTCGGTCGCGCCACCTGGCCGCATCTGATGGCACGCGCGATGCTCGCCGAACAATTGTGGCGCGCGACGAGCATCGTCGCCGGCCACCCCTATCACCGCGAAGGCCGCCAATGA
- a CDS encoding metalloregulator ArsR/SmtB family transcription factor, whose translation MTSSPDQLFRALADPTRRALFERICLEGEQTVGALTAEAGISQPAVSKHLGILKQAGLVRDRHEGRQTHYSAQQRALAPLVDWTGRMSRFWEARFDDLEDLLKRMDQ comes from the coding sequence ATGACGTCGTCACCCGACCAGCTGTTCAGGGCGCTCGCCGATCCGACGCGGCGCGCGCTGTTCGAGCGGATTTGTCTCGAAGGCGAGCAGACGGTCGGTGCGCTCACCGCCGAAGCCGGCATTTCGCAGCCCGCGGTGTCGAAGCATCTCGGCATTCTCAAACAGGCGGGGCTGGTGCGCGATCGGCACGAAGGCCGCCAGACGCATTACAGCGCGCAGCAACGCGCGCTCGCGCCGCTCGTCGACTGGACGGGGCGCATGAGCCGCTTTTGGGAAGCGCGGTTCGACGATCTCGAAGATTTGCTCAAAAGGATGGATCAATGA
- a CDS encoding disulfide bond formation protein B, with amino-acid sequence MLTSRLAAPIVAFAAPLLLYGGALVSQYGFGLHPCEMCYWQRWPHQAAILLALAALLLRRNDKAMRALTLLAAIAIAVSGAIGVFHAGVEYGFWEGVTTCATGAGGPVTLDSIMNAPLIRCDAVQWSLFGISLAGFNAIFSFAAAVLVLTLLRRGRTSAA; translated from the coding sequence ATGCTGACATCGCGCCTCGCCGCGCCCATCGTCGCGTTCGCGGCACCGCTCCTCCTCTATGGCGGGGCGCTCGTGTCTCAATATGGCTTTGGCCTTCATCCGTGCGAGATGTGCTATTGGCAGCGCTGGCCGCATCAGGCGGCGATCCTGCTGGCGCTCGCCGCGCTGCTGCTTCGCCGGAACGACAAGGCGATGCGCGCGCTCACCTTGCTCGCCGCGATCGCGATCGCGGTCAGCGGCGCGATCGGCGTCTTCCACGCCGGGGTCGAATATGGATTCTGGGAAGGCGTCACGACATGCGCGACCGGCGCCGGCGGCCCCGTCACGCTCGATTCGATCATGAACGCGCCGCTGATCCGCTGCGACGCGGTGCAATGGTCGCTGTTCGGCATCTCGCTCGCGGGCTTCAACGCGATCTTCTCCTTCGCCGCCGCCGTGCTCGTCTTGACCTTACTGCGGCGCGGGCGCACATCGGCGGCATGA
- the rsfS gene encoding ribosome silencing factor, whose product MISADKGDAPGAAPAPTSSDDSVDSLHALILHQLDEDQAQETISIPLAGKSSIADHMVIASGRSTRHVSAIAEKLAQRIKQEAGRSVRVEGLPNADWVLIDAGDVIVHLFRPEVRSFYNLERMWSFGDAPPVAAAN is encoded by the coding sequence TTGATCTCCGCCGACAAGGGTGACGCGCCCGGCGCCGCACCCGCCCCGACGTCTTCGGACGACAGCGTGGACTCGCTCCACGCGCTGATTCTCCACCAGCTGGACGAGGATCAGGCCCAGGAAACCATCTCCATCCCGCTTGCCGGCAAGAGCAGCATCGCCGACCATATGGTGATCGCGAGCGGCCGTTCGACGCGCCACGTCTCGGCGATCGCCGAGAAGCTGGCGCAGCGGATCAAGCAGGAAGCGGGCCGCAGCGTTCGCGTCGAGGGCCTGCCCAATGCCGATTGGGTGCTGATCGATGCGGGCGACGTCATCGTCCACCTGTTCCGCCCCGAGGTGCGCAGCTTCTACAACCTCGAGCGCATGTGGTCGTTCGGCGATGCGCCGCCGGTCGCCGCAGCGAATTGA
- a CDS encoding S41 family peptidase, whose protein sequence is MTDSTKTAASPKRRFALWQGAAALSTLALVPLATGAMATVDSKTQEEIARFMDVYLEVKSNYVEPVEDSKLIEGAINGMLASLDPHSGYLDARGFSNLRTQTDGEYGGLGLSVTMEDGVVKVIAPTADTPADKAGIKAGDYITHINKELIFGMTLDEAVEQMRGRPGTQIEVTVVREGQDKPIEMTLTREIIDLKPVKWEVSGDVGVLTVTNFSADATADLKAAMMAVEKSLGKKPRGWILDLRSNPGGLLDEAVGISDLFLERGEIVSQRGRKKGDIERYFAEPGDAAGGAPVIVLIDSGSASASEIVAGALQDQHRAVVMGERSFGKGSVQTVLPLTDTTALRLTTARYYTPSGRSVQEGGIDPDIQVPQLSDPDYASRPKFRESDLRRHLINEKKVDDGLLEKDEKADPRFTATAAELKEKGIEDFQLHYALQTIGRIGPGTARMAQAGKPGAKPARRN, encoded by the coding sequence ATGACCGACTCGACCAAGACCGCCGCTTCTCCGAAACGCCGCTTCGCCTTGTGGCAGGGCGCCGCCGCGCTTTCGACGCTGGCTCTCGTCCCGCTCGCGACCGGCGCGATGGCGACCGTCGATTCGAAGACGCAGGAAGAAATCGCGCGCTTCATGGACGTCTATCTCGAAGTGAAATCGAATTATGTCGAGCCGGTCGAGGATTCGAAGCTGATCGAAGGCGCGATCAACGGCATGCTCGCCAGCCTCGATCCGCATTCGGGCTATCTCGACGCACGCGGCTTTTCGAACCTCAGAACCCAGACCGACGGCGAATATGGCGGGCTGGGCCTGTCGGTGACGATGGAGGACGGCGTCGTCAAGGTGATCGCGCCGACCGCCGATACGCCCGCCGACAAGGCGGGGATCAAGGCGGGCGATTATATCACCCATATCAACAAGGAACTGATCTTCGGCATGACGCTCGACGAAGCGGTCGAGCAGATGCGCGGCCGCCCCGGCACGCAGATCGAGGTGACCGTCGTGCGCGAAGGCCAGGACAAGCCGATCGAGATGACGCTGACGCGCGAGATCATCGATCTGAAACCCGTGAAATGGGAAGTCAGCGGCGACGTCGGCGTGCTCACCGTCACCAATTTCTCGGCCGACGCGACCGCCGACCTCAAGGCGGCGATGATGGCGGTCGAAAAGTCGCTGGGCAAGAAGCCGCGCGGCTGGATCCTCGACCTGCGCTCGAACCCCGGCGGCCTGCTCGACGAAGCCGTCGGGATCAGCGACCTGTTCCTCGAACGCGGCGAGATCGTCTCGCAGCGCGGCCGCAAGAAGGGCGACATCGAACGCTATTTCGCCGAACCGGGCGACGCCGCCGGCGGCGCGCCGGTGATCGTGCTGATCGATTCGGGATCGGCCTCAGCCTCCGAGATCGTCGCGGGCGCGCTGCAGGATCAGCATCGCGCGGTCGTGATGGGCGAACGCAGCTTCGGCAAGGGATCGGTGCAGACGGTGCTGCCGCTGACCGACACCACCGCGCTCCGCCTGACCACCGCGCGTTATTACACGCCGTCGGGTCGCAGCGTGCAGGAAGGCGGGATCGACCCCGACATCCAGGTGCCGCAGCTCAGCGACCCCGATTACGCCTCGCGGCCCAAATTCCGGGAAAGCGACCTGCGCCGTCACCTAATCAACGAGAAGAAGGTCGACGACGGCCTGCTCGAAAAGGATGAAAAGGCCGATCCGCGCTTCACCGCGACCGCGGCCGAGCTCAAAGAAAAGGGCATCGAGGATTTCCAGCTCCATTATGCGCTGCAGACGATCGGGCGGATCGGACCGGGCACGGCGCGCATGGCGCAGGCCGGCAAACCCGGCGCCAAGCCCGCGCGCCGCAACTGA
- a CDS encoding peptidoglycan DD-metalloendopeptidase family protein produces the protein MRRVLAGLAATAVFAGGALALAQSDIFDPAAIATREREQLIDAKQQSAAAMARSALLEKQAEAASSEADRLKKQSAALAARIQSAEADISAGEARVALVNRRLAGQRARLAEQQQPLLELAASLQQLSRQPPVSVLAQPGSLSDMIHARAVIDAAMPVIERRTAGVRRELTALDTTRRQQAIALKALSTSKAQLARRRDALTRLENEGRLRSRELMSSAQLEADRALGLGEKARDIVELMDSLEADGAVRAQLAELAGPIPRPRNPEASVTGSAAPPATAEAELTRGAYRLPVVGRIVAGLGEVNESGVRSRGITIAARPGGQVVAPAPGRVGFAGDYRGYGKIVIIDHGGGWVSLLTGMIALSVGVGDTVDAGAPVGRAGSDDSRITVELRRAGRPVDVVAMIG, from the coding sequence ATGAGACGCGTGCTCGCGGGGCTTGCGGCGACCGCCGTCTTCGCAGGCGGCGCGCTCGCGCTGGCGCAGAGCGATATTTTCGACCCCGCCGCCATCGCGACGCGCGAGCGCGAACAGCTTATCGACGCGAAGCAGCAATCGGCGGCGGCGATGGCGCGGAGCGCGCTGCTCGAAAAACAGGCGGAAGCCGCGAGCAGCGAGGCCGACCGGCTCAAGAAGCAGAGCGCCGCGCTCGCCGCGCGCATCCAGTCGGCCGAGGCCGACATCAGCGCGGGCGAGGCGCGCGTCGCGCTCGTCAACCGCCGCCTCGCGGGCCAGCGTGCGCGGCTCGCCGAGCAACAGCAACCCTTGCTCGAACTCGCCGCCTCGCTCCAGCAATTGAGCCGTCAGCCGCCGGTCAGCGTCCTCGCGCAGCCGGGCTCGCTGTCCGACATGATCCACGCGCGCGCGGTGATCGACGCCGCGATGCCCGTGATCGAACGGCGCACCGCGGGCGTCCGCCGCGAGCTGACCGCGCTCGACACAACGCGGCGGCAGCAGGCGATCGCACTGAAGGCGCTGTCGACGAGCAAGGCGCAGCTCGCGCGTCGCCGCGACGCGCTCACCCGGCTCGAAAACGAAGGCCGGCTGCGCTCGCGCGAGCTGATGAGTAGCGCGCAGCTCGAGGCCGACCGCGCGCTGGGGCTCGGCGAGAAGGCGCGCGACATCGTCGAACTGATGGATTCGCTCGAAGCCGACGGCGCGGTCCGCGCCCAACTCGCTGAGCTCGCCGGGCCGATCCCGCGCCCCCGCAACCCCGAAGCGAGCGTAACCGGAAGCGCCGCGCCGCCCGCCACCGCAGAGGCCGAGCTGACCCGAGGCGCCTATCGCCTGCCCGTCGTCGGGCGCATCGTCGCCGGGCTTGGCGAGGTCAATGAAAGCGGCGTGCGATCGCGCGGGATCACGATCGCCGCGCGTCCCGGCGGACAGGTCGTCGCTCCCGCACCCGGCCGCGTCGGCTTCGCCGGCGATTATCGCGGCTATGGCAAGATCGTCATCATCGACCATGGCGGCGGCTGGGTCTCGCTGCTTACCGGTATGATCGCGCTGTCGGTGGGGGTCGGCGATACGGTCGATGCCGGCGCCCCGGTCGGCCGCGCGGGATCGGACGACAGCCGCATCACCGTCGAACTTCGCCGCGCGGGCCGTCCGGTCGACGTCGTCGCGATGATCGGCTGA
- a CDS encoding nicotinate-nucleotide adenylyltransferase, which yields MARARDGAGPALNRKIPTGLLGGSFNPAHGGHRAISLNVIEALGLDELWWLVSPGNPLKPKAGMAPLPARLGSARRMARRSPIRATAIEAELGTRYTVDTLKRLVRRYPNRRFIWIMGADNLVQLPQWRDWREIARLMPIAVVARPGYNDRAHARRAMGWLRRFVRPADQKSHWTDWRPPALVFLRFSPDVRSATAIRQANPRWFERYEGRAMRDPLTRSWLVEPTEKGRI from the coding sequence ATGGCTCGTGCGCGGGACGGGGCAGGTCCGGCCCTGAACCGGAAAATCCCCACCGGCCTCCTCGGCGGCAGCTTCAATCCCGCGCATGGCGGGCATCGCGCGATCAGCCTCAATGTGATCGAGGCGCTGGGGCTCGACGAGCTGTGGTGGCTCGTCTCGCCCGGCAATCCTTTGAAGCCGAAGGCGGGCATGGCCCCACTCCCCGCCCGGCTCGGTTCGGCGCGGCGGATGGCGCGGCGGTCGCCGATCCGCGCGACCGCGATCGAGGCCGAGCTCGGCACGCGCTATACGGTCGATACGCTCAAAAGGCTCGTCCGGCGTTACCCGAACCGCCGGTTCATCTGGATCATGGGCGCCGACAATCTGGTTCAGCTGCCCCAATGGCGCGACTGGCGGGAGATCGCGCGATTGATGCCGATTGCGGTTGTCGCGCGTCCGGGCTATAACGACCGCGCCCATGCAAGACGTGCGATGGGATGGCTGCGGCGTTTTGTCCGGCCCGCAGACCAGAAAAGCCATTGGACAGACTGGAGACCGCCCGCCCTCGTGTTCTTGCGATTTTCGCCCGATGTGCGATCCGCGACTGCGATACGGCAGGCCAACCCCCGCTGGTTCGAACGCTATGAAGGCCGCGCGATGCGCGACCCGCTGACGCGTTCATGGCTGGTGGAACCGACCGAGAAAGGACGCATTTGA
- a CDS encoding alkaline phosphatase D family protein: MQVHPLWHEIDRRLLIKLGTAGLAALSLPGAAAAAMARGFTHGVASGEPGANSVLLWTRYAAASDTALTVELSESADFARIAAGGSVTATGDRDHTAKIAIDGLEPGRWYFYRFVAPDGTKSVTGRTRTLPAGPTSAFTIALFSCSNLPFGWFNAYAHAAARNDIDLVAHVGDYLYEYRVGEYPSLKDALPGREIQPTHEMVSLADYRLRYAAYRADPDLQRLHALFPMIAQWDDHEFANDVWKGGAENHNEGEGDWRVREAAAECAYREWMPVAETRWRHYQAGDLATIFLPETRITARDRPFQLGEILEGKADPAAALKQFAESDYRDPARQLLGADQERWLFDGLAQSVKSGTRWQVCAQQIVMGSLFTPPESRGWFGADQPDTVRRRVETAQLAAKAGLPLNMDSWDGYPAARGRLLAAAQRADADLVTLSGDSHNAWAFDLTHDRRPAGVEIAGHSVTSPGFEAYTPGISDAARVSALRAVSPQLKWANTADRGYVTVQLTRERVTASWHSVETIHSHTPGLKGTHSMTATRGRRKYDA; encoded by the coding sequence ATGCAAGTGCATCCATTGTGGCACGAAATCGATCGCCGTCTGCTCATCAAGCTCGGCACCGCGGGGCTCGCCGCGCTTTCCTTGCCCGGCGCCGCGGCCGCCGCGATGGCGCGGGGCTTTACCCACGGCGTTGCGAGCGGCGAACCCGGCGCCAATTCGGTGCTGCTGTGGACGCGCTATGCCGCGGCAAGCGACACGGCGCTGACCGTCGAGCTGTCCGAAAGCGCCGACTTCGCGCGCATCGCGGCGGGCGGCAGCGTCACCGCGACGGGCGATCGCGATCACACCGCGAAAATCGCCATCGATGGGCTCGAACCCGGCCGCTGGTATTTCTACCGCTTCGTCGCGCCCGACGGGACGAAGTCGGTCACCGGCCGCACGCGCACACTGCCCGCCGGGCCGACGAGCGCCTTCACCATCGCGCTCTTCTCCTGTTCGAACCTGCCCTTCGGCTGGTTCAACGCCTATGCCCATGCCGCGGCGCGGAACGATATCGACCTCGTCGCGCATGTCGGCGATTATCTCTACGAATATCGCGTCGGCGAATATCCCTCGCTGAAGGATGCGCTGCCCGGCCGCGAAATCCAGCCGACGCACGAGATGGTGAGCCTCGCCGACTATCGGCTCCGCTACGCCGCCTATCGCGCCGACCCCGATCTCCAGCGCCTCCATGCGCTGTTCCCGATGATCGCGCAGTGGGACGATCATGAGTTCGCGAATGACGTGTGGAAAGGCGGCGCCGAAAATCACAACGAAGGCGAGGGCGACTGGCGCGTTCGCGAAGCGGCGGCCGAGTGCGCCTATCGCGAATGGATGCCCGTCGCCGAAACGCGCTGGCGCCATTATCAGGCGGGCGACCTCGCGACGATTTTCCTGCCCGAAACGCGCATTACCGCCCGCGACCGCCCTTTTCAGCTCGGCGAGATATTGGAGGGCAAGGCCGACCCCGCGGCGGCGCTGAAGCAATTCGCCGAAAGCGATTATCGCGACCCGGCACGCCAATTGCTGGGCGCCGATCAGGAACGATGGCTGTTCGACGGATTGGCGCAATCGGTGAAGAGCGGCACGCGCTGGCAAGTCTGCGCGCAGCAGATCGTGATGGGCAGCCTGTTCACCCCGCCCGAATCGCGGGGCTGGTTCGGCGCCGACCAGCCCGATACTGTCCGCCGCCGCGTCGAGACGGCGCAACTCGCAGCCAAGGCCGGCCTGCCGCTCAACATGGACAGCTGGGACGGTTATCCCGCGGCGCGCGGCCGCCTGCTCGCGGCGGCGCAGCGCGCCGATGCCGATCTGGTCACCTTGTCGGGCGACAGCCACAACGCCTGGGCGTTCGACCTGACGCACGATCGCCGCCCCGCTGGGGTCGAGATCGCGGGCCACAGCGTCACCTCGCCGGGCTTCGAGGCCTATACGCCCGGCATTTCGGACGCCGCGCGCGTGTCTGCGCTGCGCGCGGTGTCGCCGCAGCTCAAATGGGCGAACACCGCGGATCGCGGCTATGTGACGGTGCAACTGACGCGTGAGCGGGTGACCGCGAGCTGGCACAGCGTCGAAACGATTCACAGCCATACGCCTGGGCTCAAAGGCACGCACAGCATGACTGCGACGCGCGGGCGCAGGAAATACGACGCTTGA
- a CDS encoding SRPBCC domain-containing protein, producing the protein MTDSDVRSVTVEREIPHPPEKIWRALTTQHLIEEWLMKNDFGLDLGHRFQMRGDWGHVDCEILDVDPGRSLSYSWNHAHDDPAYRLESTVTFTLEPTAAGTLLRMEQTGFRPDQKQAFGGAKGGWKIHLENLEKVVATLD; encoded by the coding sequence ATGACCGATAGCGATGTGCGCAGCGTGACTGTGGAGCGCGAGATTCCGCACCCGCCCGAAAAGATCTGGCGCGCGCTGACGACGCAGCATCTGATCGAGGAATGGCTGATGAAGAACGACTTCGGCCTCGACCTCGGTCACCGGTTCCAGATGCGCGGCGACTGGGGCCATGTCGACTGCGAGATTCTCGACGTCGATCCGGGGCGGAGCCTGTCCTATTCATGGAACCACGCGCACGACGATCCTGCTTACCGCCTTGAAAGCACCGTCACCTTCACGCTCGAACCCACCGCGGCCGGCACCTTGCTGCGCATGGAACAGACCGGCTTCCGCCCCGATCAGAAACAGGCGTTCGGCGGTGCCAAGGGCGGCTGGAAGATCCACCTCGAAAATCTCGAGAAGGTCGTGGCGACGCTCGACTGA
- a CDS encoding demethoxyubiquinone hydroxylase family protein — protein sequence MTNKRTASMIRVDQAGEYGATRIYAGQLAVMGDRHPMAREIAHMAEQEERHRKFFDAMIARRGVRPTALQPVWNVAGFALGAVTAAMGPRAAMACTAAVETEIDRHYQHQLNELGDRDPELSAAVEDFRAEELEHKEAALKAGAESAPGYPILSLAIRAGCRAAIALSKRI from the coding sequence ATGACCAATAAGCGCACCGCATCGATGATCCGCGTCGACCAAGCGGGCGAATATGGCGCGACGCGCATCTACGCGGGCCAGCTCGCGGTGATGGGCGACCGCCACCCGATGGCGCGCGAGATCGCGCATATGGCCGAACAGGAGGAGCGACACCGCAAGTTCTTCGACGCGATGATCGCGCGACGCGGCGTGCGCCCGACCGCTCTCCAGCCGGTCTGGAACGTCGCGGGCTTCGCGCTCGGCGCGGTGACCGCCGCGATGGGGCCGCGCGCGGCGATGGCGTGCACCGCCGCGGTCGAGACCGAGATCGACCGCCATTATCAGCATCAGCTGAACGAACTCGGCGACCGCGACCCCGAACTCAGCGCCGCTGTCGAGGATTTCCGCGCCGAAGAGCTCGAACATAAGGAAGCCGCGCTGAAGGCGGGCGCCGAAAGCGCGCCGGGATACCCGATCCTCAGCCTGGCGATTCGCGCGGGTTGCCGTGCAGCCATCGCGCTGTCGAAACGTATCTGA
- a CDS encoding DUF3667 domain-containing protein, translated as MTGDIEGIGSAVTAGLAARAVESRHGEGKAHGHAPPRCLNCGTSLKGPHCHHCGQRADVHRSFGAIGHDLVHAIFHFEGKIWNTLPLLAWRPGDLTRRYIHGERARFISPLALFLFAVFLTYAVLAMVGSGGGFGEVIAKEAAAQTQSNALKVSFEEEIDRVDARLALKDLSAAEREQLKQERETLLKSADYLGVERRMTREERERGPPVLDDPAEQVMTSVDFVTRTKVDTGIPAIDEAAAKAIANPGLLLYKLQANAYKFAWALIPLSLPFMWLLYPFSRRFHTYDHFVFVTYSISFMLLLFVVVRLLNLTIFGDLAIFFAMLYVPFHMYRQLRGAYRSSRFGAFVRANLLLFFSLFAVIWFMLLLLALGISG; from the coding sequence ATGACAGGGGATATCGAGGGTATCGGCAGCGCGGTAACCGCGGGCCTCGCGGCGCGCGCGGTCGAATCGCGGCATGGCGAGGGCAAAGCGCACGGCCACGCGCCGCCGCGCTGCCTCAATTGCGGTACCAGCCTGAAGGGCCCGCATTGCCACCATTGCGGACAGCGCGCCGACGTCCACCGCAGCTTCGGCGCGATCGGACACGACCTCGTTCACGCGATCTTCCACTTCGAAGGCAAGATCTGGAACACGTTGCCGCTGCTGGCGTGGCGGCCGGGCGACCTGACGCGGCGCTACATCCATGGCGAACGCGCGCGCTTCATTTCGCCGCTCGCTTTATTCCTGTTCGCGGTATTCCTGACCTATGCCGTGCTCGCGATGGTCGGCAGCGGCGGCGGCTTCGGCGAGGTGATCGCGAAGGAGGCGGCGGCGCAAACGCAATCGAACGCGCTCAAGGTCAGTTTCGAGGAAGAAATCGACCGGGTCGATGCGCGGTTGGCGCTGAAAGACTTGTCCGCGGCCGAACGAGAGCAGCTGAAGCAGGAACGCGAAACGCTTTTGAAAAGCGCCGACTATCTTGGCGTCGAGCGGCGCATGACGCGGGAGGAACGCGAGAGGGGGCCACCGGTTCTGGACGATCCCGCAGAGCAGGTGATGACGAGCGTGGATTTCGTGACGCGAACAAAGGTCGATACGGGTATCCCCGCCATCGACGAGGCGGCCGCAAAGGCGATCGCGAACCCCGGGCTGCTGCTCTACAAGCTCCAGGCCAACGCCTATAAATTCGCCTGGGCGCTGATCCCGCTGTCACTGCCCTTCATGTGGTTGCTCTATCCGTTCAGCCGCCGATTCCATACTTATGACCATTTCGTCTTCGTCACTTACTCGATTTCGTTCATGCTGCTGCTGTTCGTGGTCGTGCGGCTTTTGAACCTGACGATCTTCGGCGATCTCGCGATCTTTTTCGCGATGCTCTATGTGCCTTTCCACATGTATCGCCAGTTGCGCGGCGCCTATCGCTCGTCGCGGTTCGGCGCGTTCGTGCGCGCCAACCTGCTGCTCTTTTTCAGCCTGTTTGCGGTGATCTGGTTCATGCTGCTGCTGCTTGCGCTCGGGATCAGCGGCTAG